One window of Channa argus isolate prfri chromosome 4, Channa argus male v1.0, whole genome shotgun sequence genomic DNA carries:
- the ctsh gene encoding pro-cathepsin H: protein MNTLLLFALVSAASASHLSEQDEFHFKSWMAQHNKAYGMKEYFERLQIFTDNKRRIDKHNAGNHSFTMRLNQFSDMTFSEFRKSFLISEPQNCSATKGNYLSNNGPLPDSIDWRKKGNYVTPVKNQGACGSCWTFSTTGCLESVTAIATGKLVPLSEQQLVDCAQDFNNHGCNGGLPSQAFEYIMYNKGLMTENDYPYKGRENQCSYKPELAAAFVKEVVNVTAYDEMGMVDAVATHNPVSFAFEVTDDFMSYHKGVYTSTRCHNTTDKVNHAVLAVGYGKDNGTPYWIVKNSWGPQWGMDGYFLIERGKNMCGLAACSSFPVV from the exons ATGAACACtctgcttttgtttgctttggtaTCCGCAGCTTCGGCTTCTCACCTGTCTGAACAAG ATGAATTTCACTTCAAGTCATGGATGGCACAG CACAACAAAGCCTACGGCATGAAGGAGTACTTCGAGAGACTCCAGATATTCACTGACAACAAAAGAAGGATTGACAAACACAATGCAGGAAATCACTCTTTCACAA TGCGGCTGAACCAGTTTTCGGACATGACATTTAGTGAATTCCGAAAGTCTTTCCTAATTTCTGAACCTCAG AACTGCTCTGCTACCAAAGGGAACTACCTCAGCAACAATGGACCTCTTCCAGACTCTATTGACTGGCGAAAGAAAGGGAACTATGTAACACCTGTAAAGAATCAG GGAGCTTGTGGCAGTTGCTGGACTTTTTCAACAACTGGCTGTTTGGAGTCTGTTACTGCTATTGCAACTGGGAAGCTTGTGCCACTG TCAGAACAACAGCTGGTGGACTGTGCCCAGGACTTCAACAACCATGGATGTAATGG CGGCCTTCCCAGTCAAGCCTTTGAATACATCATGTACAACAAAGGACTGATGACTGAGAATGACTATCCATACAAAGGAAGG GAAAATCAGTGCAGTTATAAACCAGAACTAGCAGCTGCTTTTGTGAAGGAAGTGGTCAATGTAACAGCG TATGATGAGATGGGTATGGTGGATGCTGTGGCCACACACAATCCTGTCAGTTTTGCCTTTGAGGTGACAGATGACTTCATGTCCTACCACAAGGGTGTTTACACCAG CACCAGATGCCACAACACCACAGACAAGGTTAACCATGCCGTGCTAGCAGTTGGGTATGGAAAGGACAATGGCACCCCTTACTGGATAGTGAAAAACTCGTGGGGACCACAATGGGGAATGGATGG ATATTTCCTCATTGAGCGTGGGAAGAACATGTGCGGACTTGCTGCCTGCTCATCTTTCCCCGTGGTGTGA